In Plodia interpunctella isolate USDA-ARS_2022_Savannah chromosome 22, ilPloInte3.2, whole genome shotgun sequence, the following proteins share a genomic window:
- the LOC128679639 gene encoding uncharacterized protein LOC128679639: MSPAMSGDIARDVARHVELMSSDRVAGQMSLSENAALSHGYTRGQMEQHVAEHVAQQLRGMCRDTCRGTFCRPHFSVFIEMSPEEVVAISAAYIVIISSVLKRKRKRRWWMRNFLLQRERRVNILSDLRMSDGSFVNFTRMSSSDFETLLQMIASSIAKQDTILRNAISPHIRLAITLRYLSTGDSYASLSYTFRVSKQLIRKIVPEVCKELINKLKICVKVPATANEWKAKARSFENIWNFPHCVGSIDGKHVLIQAPSNSGSDYFNYKEQFSIVLLGIVDANYNFIYANCGAKGKSSDSGVFQETAFYKALADNQLNWPTPDPIRQDGPNMPYVLVGDSAFALTENMMKPYPGNHDVGTTRRIFNYRLSRARRIVENVFGILGVVFRIFRTPITILPCNAELVVMACIYLHNFLRRNSQSRSLYNPHGTFDSENVDHDILEGSWRREAGSVNMSNLNAMGRRYPESAMEIRNKFAEYFMSEEGRVPWQNNF; this comes from the exons ATGTCCCCTGCGATGTCGGGCGATATCGCGCGCGACGTCGCCCGACACGTAGAATTGATGTCGAGCGACAGAGTCGCGGGACAAATGTCCCTTAGTGAAAACGCGGCTTTAAGCCACGGATACACTAGGGGACAAATGGAGCAACATGTTGCGGAACATGTTGCTCAACAACTACGTGGAATGTGCCGAGATACATGTCGCGGAACATTTTGTCGACCACACTTCTCAGTGTTTATAGAAATGTCGCCCGAGGAGGTTGTGGCTATTAGTGCTGCGTACATAGTAattatatcgagtgtgttgaAACGTAAGAGAAAGAGAAGGTGGTGGATGCGGAATTTCTTATTACAACGAGAAAGAAGAGTAAATATTCTAAGTGATCTCCGAATGTCTGACGGATCGTTTGTGAATTTTACTCGCATGTCATCATCTGATTTTGAAACTTTGTTGCAAATGATCGCATCTTCCATAGCCAAACAGGATACAATATTACGAAACGCTATTAGTCCTCATATCAGACTTGCCATTACATTGAGGTACTTGTCGACTGGAGATTCTTATGCTTCTTTGTCGTACACTTTTCGAGTGTCAAAACAACTGATACGTAAAATAGTACCAGAAGTTTGTAAAgaactgataaataaattgaagataTGTGTAAAG GTCCCAGCTACTGCAAATGAATGGAAAGCCAAGGCTAGaagctttgaaaatatatggaaTTTTCCGCATTGCGTTGGATCTATAGACGGTAAACACGTTTTGATCCAAGCTCCTTCGAATTCTGGAAGTGACTATTTTAACTATAAAGAACAATTTAGTATTGTCCTATTGGGTATTGTCGAtgcaaattacaattttatctatgcAAATTGTGGTGCTAAAGGAAAATCTTCTGACAGTGGAGTATTCCAAGAGACTGCTTTTTATAAAGCTTTGGCTGATAACCAACTCAACTGGCCGACTCCAGACCCAATACGACAAGATGGGCCGAATATGCCTTACGTACTTGTAGGAGACAGCGCCTTTGCACTGACAGAAAACATGATGAAGCCATATCCCGGTAATCATGACGTGGGTACAACAAGACGCATTTTCAACTATCGACTGTCAAGAGCTAGAAGAATTGTCGAAAATGTGTTCGGTATCTTAGGTGTTGTATTTCGTATATTCCGAACTCCCATAACCATCCTACCCTGTAATGCTGAACTTGTTGTAATGGCGTGCATATACCTCCATAATTTTTTAAGGCGAAATAGTCAATCGAGATCACTGTACAACCCACATGGAACTTTTGATTCTGAAAATGTGGATCACGATATTTTAGAAGGATCTTGGCGCAGAGAAGCTGGCTCTGTTAATATGTCGAATTTAAATGCTATGGGACGACGCTACCCTGAATCTGCTATGGaaataagaaacaaatttgCTGAATATTTCATGAGTGAAGAAGGACGTGTTCCCTGgcagaataatttttaa